The Streptomyces aurantiacus genome includes a region encoding these proteins:
- the dapB gene encoding 4-hydroxy-tetrahydrodipicolinate reductase: MSKLRVAVLGAKGRIGSEAVRAVEAAEDLELVAALGRGDELETLAEAGAQVVVELTTPASVMDNLDFCVRHGIHAVVGTTGWTDERLAQLNTALAASPRTGVLIAPNFSIGAVLTMKFAEVAAPYFESVEVIELHHPNKVDAPSGTATRTAQLIAAARQQAGSAPQPDATATGLDGARGADVDGVPVHAVRLRGLLAHQEVLLGGEGETLTIRHDSLHHSSFMPGILLGVRRVVDTPGLTFGLEHFLDLK, encoded by the coding sequence ATGAGCAAGCTGCGCGTGGCGGTCCTCGGTGCCAAGGGCCGTATCGGATCAGAGGCGGTGCGGGCGGTCGAGGCCGCCGAGGACCTGGAGCTGGTGGCCGCCCTCGGCCGCGGCGACGAACTCGAAACCCTGGCCGAGGCCGGCGCCCAGGTCGTCGTCGAACTGACCACGCCCGCCTCGGTCATGGACAACCTCGACTTCTGCGTACGCCACGGCATCCACGCCGTGGTCGGTACGACGGGCTGGACCGACGAGCGCCTCGCACAGCTGAACACGGCGTTGGCCGCGTCGCCGCGGACGGGTGTCCTCATCGCCCCGAACTTCTCCATCGGCGCCGTCCTCACCATGAAGTTCGCGGAGGTGGCCGCGCCGTACTTCGAGTCCGTCGAGGTCATCGAGCTGCACCACCCGAACAAGGTGGACGCCCCCAGCGGTACCGCCACCCGCACCGCCCAGCTCATCGCAGCCGCCCGGCAGCAGGCGGGCAGTGCCCCGCAGCCCGACGCCACCGCCACGGGCCTGGACGGCGCCCGGGGCGCGGACGTCGACGGTGTCCCGGTGCACGCGGTCCGCCTGCGCGGCCTGCTGGCCCACCAGGAGGTCCTGCTCGGCGGCGAGGGCGAGACCCTCACGATCCGCCACGACTCCCTCCACCACAGCAGCTTCATGCCGGGCATCCTGCTCGGCGTACGCCGCGTCGTGGACACCCCGGGCCTCACCTTCGGCCTGGAACACTTCCTGGATCTGAAGTAA